From the genome of Seriola aureovittata isolate HTS-2021-v1 ecotype China chromosome 6, ASM2101889v1, whole genome shotgun sequence, one region includes:
- the ubxn6 gene encoding UBX domain-containing protein 6, with protein sequence MKKFLDDIKKDIKFKSAGPGKKLTQDTSTKPEALQSSSSAKHNRHAPSEGAQRAGAAALARIEQQSRPKVHTSQDAIRNQVKRELEAEAAALAEKDKAATAEGSHVPVKDPACLSVSGVYFTCPLTGATLTKSEREVHIKEAILMRFEEDAVEASVMMIHTFNKDKEKVKTAVDIISKYVENICKCPTEEKYRKIKLSNKVFQEKVRSVEGSREFLQALGFISVMFAVEGQEEDEEFLVLPEQSPDALELMKERRDRLQSGEPIRAQLDRQPQAFRPSPNAQRFELPSEFYNLTAEELKREQQQKSDLVEKNAMLRTKAMREKEEQRERRKYNYTLLRIRLPDGNLLQGTFYAWDRLPVLFGFVRESLADGWQPFELIAPGGQKLEEAEEVALAERNLVPAALLTFAWDTAVQADIAAAGGKSPTLLKPELLETIRTLD encoded by the exons ATGAAGAAGTTTTTGGATGACATTAAGAAAGACATTAAATTTAAATCCGCGGGACCTGGAAAGAAGCTAACACAAGATACCAG TACCAAACCTGAGGCTTTGCAGAGCAGCTCCAGTGCCAAACATAACCGCCATGCTCCCAGTGAAGGAGCACAGAGGGCTGGAGCCGCAGCTCTGGCCAGGATTGAACAGCAGTCCCGGCCAAAGGTCCACACCTCCCAGGACGCCATTAGGAATCAGG TTAAAAGGGAACTGGAGGCAGAGGCGGCTGCACTGGCTGAAAAAGATAAGGCAGCTACAGCAGAG GGATCCCACGTGCCAGTGAAAGATCCCGCCTGTCTCTCAGTGTCAGGTGTGTATTTCACCTGTCCGCTAACTGGAGCCACTTTAACTAAGAGTGAGAGGGAAGTACACATTAAAGAGGCCATTTTAATG AGGTTTGAGGAGGATGCAGTTGAGGCCTCTGTTATGATGATCCACacatttaacaaagacaaagagaaagtgaagaCTGCTGTCGACATCATAAGCAA GTATGTGGAAAATATATGTAAGTGTCCCACAGAGGAGAAATACAGGAAGATTAAACTCAGCAAcaaggtgtttcag GAGAAAGTGCGTTCTGTGGAGGGCAGTAGAGAGTTCCTGCAGGCCCTGGGCTTCATAAGCGTTATGTTTGCTGTAGAGGGTCAag aggaggatgaggagttCCTGGTGTTACCAGAGCAGAGTCCCGATGCCCTGGAGctgatgaaggagaggagggatcGACTTCAGAGtggagagccaatcagagctcagctGGACAGACAGCCTCAAGCTTTCAGACCGTCTCCCAACGCCCAACGCTTCGAGCTGCCCTCAGAGTTCTACAACCTGAcggcagaggagctgaagagggAGCAACAGCAGAA gaGTGATTTAGTGGAGAAGAACGCCATGCTGCGCACAAAAGCcatgagggagaaagaggagcagagggagagaaggaaataCAACTACACCCTGCTCAGGATCAGACTGCCTGATGGAAACCTGTTACAAG GGACCTTTTATGCGTGGGACCGGCTGCCTGTGTTGTTTGGGTTTGTGCGGGAGTCCCTGGCGGACGGGTGGCAGCCCTTTGAGCTCATTGCTCCTGGAGGTCAAAAACTAGAGGAGGCTGAAGAAGTCGCTCTCGCAGAGCGAAACTTG GtccctgcagctctgctcacCTTTGCCTGGGATACAGCTGTGCAGGCAGATATTGCAGCTGCAGGTGGAAAGAGCCCCACCCTTCTCAAACCAGAGCTGCTGGAAACCATTCGGACCCTTGACTGA
- the chaf1a gene encoding chromatin assembly factor 1 subunit A isoform X3 codes for MDCKSSNNANKKLVQARLPFKRLNPEPKENQPPKRPCAHACPEPSDRENENESSQLPVHSGPPLVNGRGPLDGFLSRRCPAASDENTVIDLTEDKASPVKCLVSPAPVSPCLPKKDKHQGKDKTASPEKTSNIDPTPKTHTLDCVNDDEVEEVEDKDGSQTESVSQLDTTQDSDSEPEEQDESGNVSSLGNKSMLSASSVSSMSESSPEKSKTDDPTTTEPKTTPKSPADQKKIKRRSLKSLQEQEDRLRLRQEKERQKEEAKAAKEKKKEEARKLKEEREREKRKKKEKDEREKREKKEKEEKEKAERLKAKEELRKSKQEARLEEKRKKEEEKRMKEEEKRLKEEKDRLKAEKAEITRFLQKPKIQQAPKTLAAACGKFAPFEIKENMALAPLCRVQCEDSVLEELDRCLLNPAANLNGLKDWIGQKPRWSGPTKPRQVDSLSECIAVDRPKPDGVPDRERYGSMKLLQFHENYRPAYWGTWSKKSSHVSPRCPLRQDKDLLDYEVDSDEEWEEEEPGESLSHSEGEDEEEGGEGEDDDDDDDDGFFVPHGYLSDDEGALEEEEGGDLEKQKLRQKLKAREWDELMSTKKKMKVLEPVVRGCVWKGEGPGLDLFQPFALCLVEPLPKADTSLSPEEQSQKCQKEAQLLGQLLPLLHGNLNSSKVIITEFQEFCRQQTSSSSSPPELSSPQSPAENIPTRIHLKRLIRNNAVYEKRSTYRRCCWYVHTEVLSSFSQEALPVPCQWTYLTTGAREESREEPQVATGSQGNSPTTPQTSSTTSSSSNKRKSTGSMSITKFMKRCTDPEQTEAIEADGFQADTEDDDEDDCVIISTQSGPTRENSSNEGDVLMEVTPSDTAALPVASAAPTLATA; via the exons ATGGATTGTAAGTCAAGTAACAATGCCAACAAGAAACTTGTACAAG CTCGCCTCCCATTCAAGCGCCTGAACCCTGAACCTAAAGAGAACCAGCCGCCTAAACGCCCCTGTGCACATGCCTGTCCTGAACCTTCAGACAGGGAGAATGAGAATGAGTCCTCTCAACTCCCTGTGCACAGCGGACCACCCTTGGTTAATGGTCGTGGGCCCCTTGATGGCTTCCTGAGCCGAAGGTGCCCTGCAGCCTCAGATGAAAACACGGTTATAGATCTGACTGAGGACAAAGCTTCTCCTGTAAAGTGCCTTGTTTCACCTGCTCCTGTGTCTCCCTGCCTCCCAAAAAAAGACAAGCATCAAGGCAAAGACAAAACTGCTTCTCCTGAGAAAACCAGCAACATTGATCCCActcctaaaacacacactttagaCTGTGTCAATGATGATGAAGTAGAAGAGGTGGAGGATAAAGATGGGAGTCAGACAGAATCTGTCTCACAACTTGACACAACACAGGATTCTGACAGTGAGCCAGAGGAGCAGGATGAGTCAGGAAACGTTTCCAGTTTGGGGAATAAGTCCATGCTGTCAGCTTCATCAGTCAGCTCCATGTCTGAAAGCTCACCAGAGAAGTCCAAGACCGATGACCCTACAACTACA GAGCCAAAGACCACCCCCAAGTCACCAGCAGATCAGAAAAAGATCAAGAGACGCTCATTGAAG AGTTTACAAGAACAAGAGGACAGGCTTCGTTTGCGACAGGAGAAGGAACGGCAGAAGGAAGAAGCTAAAgctgcaaaagagaaaaagaaagaagaagctcGCAAACTAAAGGAGGAACGAGAAAGGGAAAAAcggaagaaaaaggaaaaagatgagCGAGAGAAAcgagagaaaaaggagaaggaagagaaagagaaggcaGAGAGGTTAAAAGCAAAAGAAGAGCTTCGGAAGTCCAAGCAAGA GGCCAGGCTGGAAGAAAAAcggaagaaagaagaggagaagcgaatgaaggaggaagagaaaagattgaaagaagagaaagat cgtCTCAAAGCTGAGAAAGCAGAAATTACACGGTTTCTACAGAAACCCAAGATCCAGCAGGCACCAAAG ACGCTCGCAGCTGCATGTGGGAAGTTTGCTCCATTtgagataaaagaaaacatggctCTGGCACCACTGTGTCGGGTCCAGTGTGAGGACTCTGTTTTGGAGGAACTTGACCGGTGTTTGCTAAACCCTGCTGCTAACCTGAATGGACTCAAAGACTGGATCGGGCAAAAGCCCCGCTGGTCAGGGCCCACCAAACCCAGGCAGGTGGACTCGCTCAG TGAGTGTATTGCAGTGGACAGACCTAAACCAGATGGTGTACCGGACCGTGAACGTTACGGATCCATGAAGCTTTTGCAGTTCCATGAGAACTACCGTCCAGCGTACTGGGGCACCTGGAGTAAGAAGAGTTCACACGTCTCACCTCGTTGCCCCCTCAGACAAGACAAG GATTTGTTGGACTATGAGGTGGACAGTGATGAAGaatgggaggaagaggagccggGAGAGTCCCTGTCACATAGTGAAGGG gaagatgaggaggaaggaggtgaaggtgaagatgacgatgatgatgacgacgacggCTTCTTTGTTCCTCATGGCTACCTTTCAGATGATGAGGGGGCACTGGAAGAGGAG GAGGGTGGAGACCTGGAGAAGCAGAAACTGCGTCAGAAACTGAAAGCGAGGGAGTGGGACGAGCTGATGTCTAccaagaagaagatgaaggtgCTGGAGCCCGTGGTGAGGGGCTGCGTCTGGAAAGGAGAAGGACCTGGTTTGGATCTCTTCCAGCCTTTTGCTTTGTGTCTGGTCGAGCCTTTACCCAAGGCAGACACCAGCCTCAGCCCAGAGGAGCAGTCACAGAAGTGTCAGAAAGAAGCacagt TACTTGGTCAGCTGCTACCTCTGCTGCATGGCAATCtcaacagcagcaaagtgatCATCACTGAGTTTCAGGAGTTTTGTCGTCAGCAgacctcatcctcatcatcacctcctGAACTGTCCAGCCCTCAGAGCCCAGCAGAAAACATTCCTACCAG AATACACCTGAAGCGCCTCATAAGGAACAATGCTGTTTATGAGAAGCGCTCAACTTACAGACGCTGCTGCTGGTATGTGCACACAGAAGTCCTTTCCTCTTTTAGCCAGGAAGCTCTTCCAGTGCCCTGCCAGTGGACCTACCTCACCACAGGAGCTCGGGAAGAGTCCCGTGAAGAACCCCAGGTGGCCACAGGCTCTCAGGGAAACTCTCCCACTACACCTCAGACCTCCTCCACCACGTCTTCATCCTCCAACAAAAGGAAGAGCACAGGCAGCATGTCAATCACCAAGTTCATGAAGAGATGCACTGATCCTGAGCAG ACGGAAGCAATTGAGGCAGATGGTTTTCAAGCTGACACTGAGGATGACGATGAGGACGACTGTGTCATCATCTCCACACAGAGTG GCCCAACCAGAGAAAACTCCTCCAACGAGGGAGACGTCCTCATGGAAGTCACTCCCTCCGACACAGCAGCTCTCCCTGTGGCCAGCGCTGCTCCTACACTCGCCACTGCCTGA
- the chaf1a gene encoding chromatin assembly factor 1 subunit A isoform X1, with product MLAAENPSVDGHLAASTPRRRGMDCKSSNNANKKLVQARLPFKRLNPEPKENQPPKRPCAHACPEPSDRENENESSQLPVHSGPPLVNGRGPLDGFLSRRCPAASDENTVIDLTEDKASPVKCLVSPAPVSPCLPKKDKHQGKDKTASPEKTSNIDPTPKTHTLDCVNDDEVEEVEDKDGSQTESVSQLDTTQDSDSEPEEQDESGNVSSLGNKSMLSASSVSSMSESSPEKSKTDDPTTTEPKTTPKSPADQKKIKRRSLKSLQEQEDRLRLRQEKERQKEEAKAAKEKKKEEARKLKEEREREKRKKKEKDEREKREKKEKEEKEKAERLKAKEELRKSKQEARLEEKRKKEEEKRMKEEEKRLKEEKDRLKAEKAEITRFLQKPKIQQAPKTLAAACGKFAPFEIKENMALAPLCRVQCEDSVLEELDRCLLNPAANLNGLKDWIGQKPRWSGPTKPRQVDSLSECIAVDRPKPDGVPDRERYGSMKLLQFHENYRPAYWGTWSKKSSHVSPRCPLRQDKDLLDYEVDSDEEWEEEEPGESLSHSEGEDEEEGGEGEDDDDDDDDGFFVPHGYLSDDEGALEEEEGGDLEKQKLRQKLKAREWDELMSTKKKMKVLEPVVRGCVWKGEGPGLDLFQPFALCLVEPLPKADTSLSPEEQSQKCQKEAQLLGQLLPLLHGNLNSSKVIITEFQEFCRQQTSSSSSPPELSSPQSPAENIPTRIHLKRLIRNNAVYEKRSTYRRCCWYVHTEVLSSFSQEALPVPCQWTYLTTGAREESREEPQVATGSQGNSPTTPQTSSTTSSSSNKRKSTGSMSITKFMKRCTDPEQTEAIEADGFQADTEDDDEDDCVIISTQSGPTRENSSNEGDVLMEVTPSDTAALPVASAAPTLATA from the exons ATGTTGGCCGCGGAAAACCCATCTGTGGACGGACATTTGGCAGCATCGACTCCCCGCAGAAGAG gCATGGATTGTAAGTCAAGTAACAATGCCAACAAGAAACTTGTACAAG CTCGCCTCCCATTCAAGCGCCTGAACCCTGAACCTAAAGAGAACCAGCCGCCTAAACGCCCCTGTGCACATGCCTGTCCTGAACCTTCAGACAGGGAGAATGAGAATGAGTCCTCTCAACTCCCTGTGCACAGCGGACCACCCTTGGTTAATGGTCGTGGGCCCCTTGATGGCTTCCTGAGCCGAAGGTGCCCTGCAGCCTCAGATGAAAACACGGTTATAGATCTGACTGAGGACAAAGCTTCTCCTGTAAAGTGCCTTGTTTCACCTGCTCCTGTGTCTCCCTGCCTCCCAAAAAAAGACAAGCATCAAGGCAAAGACAAAACTGCTTCTCCTGAGAAAACCAGCAACATTGATCCCActcctaaaacacacactttagaCTGTGTCAATGATGATGAAGTAGAAGAGGTGGAGGATAAAGATGGGAGTCAGACAGAATCTGTCTCACAACTTGACACAACACAGGATTCTGACAGTGAGCCAGAGGAGCAGGATGAGTCAGGAAACGTTTCCAGTTTGGGGAATAAGTCCATGCTGTCAGCTTCATCAGTCAGCTCCATGTCTGAAAGCTCACCAGAGAAGTCCAAGACCGATGACCCTACAACTACA GAGCCAAAGACCACCCCCAAGTCACCAGCAGATCAGAAAAAGATCAAGAGACGCTCATTGAAG AGTTTACAAGAACAAGAGGACAGGCTTCGTTTGCGACAGGAGAAGGAACGGCAGAAGGAAGAAGCTAAAgctgcaaaagagaaaaagaaagaagaagctcGCAAACTAAAGGAGGAACGAGAAAGGGAAAAAcggaagaaaaaggaaaaagatgagCGAGAGAAAcgagagaaaaaggagaaggaagagaaagagaaggcaGAGAGGTTAAAAGCAAAAGAAGAGCTTCGGAAGTCCAAGCAAGA GGCCAGGCTGGAAGAAAAAcggaagaaagaagaggagaagcgaatgaaggaggaagagaaaagattgaaagaagagaaagat cgtCTCAAAGCTGAGAAAGCAGAAATTACACGGTTTCTACAGAAACCCAAGATCCAGCAGGCACCAAAG ACGCTCGCAGCTGCATGTGGGAAGTTTGCTCCATTtgagataaaagaaaacatggctCTGGCACCACTGTGTCGGGTCCAGTGTGAGGACTCTGTTTTGGAGGAACTTGACCGGTGTTTGCTAAACCCTGCTGCTAACCTGAATGGACTCAAAGACTGGATCGGGCAAAAGCCCCGCTGGTCAGGGCCCACCAAACCCAGGCAGGTGGACTCGCTCAG TGAGTGTATTGCAGTGGACAGACCTAAACCAGATGGTGTACCGGACCGTGAACGTTACGGATCCATGAAGCTTTTGCAGTTCCATGAGAACTACCGTCCAGCGTACTGGGGCACCTGGAGTAAGAAGAGTTCACACGTCTCACCTCGTTGCCCCCTCAGACAAGACAAG GATTTGTTGGACTATGAGGTGGACAGTGATGAAGaatgggaggaagaggagccggGAGAGTCCCTGTCACATAGTGAAGGG gaagatgaggaggaaggaggtgaaggtgaagatgacgatgatgatgacgacgacggCTTCTTTGTTCCTCATGGCTACCTTTCAGATGATGAGGGGGCACTGGAAGAGGAG GAGGGTGGAGACCTGGAGAAGCAGAAACTGCGTCAGAAACTGAAAGCGAGGGAGTGGGACGAGCTGATGTCTAccaagaagaagatgaaggtgCTGGAGCCCGTGGTGAGGGGCTGCGTCTGGAAAGGAGAAGGACCTGGTTTGGATCTCTTCCAGCCTTTTGCTTTGTGTCTGGTCGAGCCTTTACCCAAGGCAGACACCAGCCTCAGCCCAGAGGAGCAGTCACAGAAGTGTCAGAAAGAAGCacagt TACTTGGTCAGCTGCTACCTCTGCTGCATGGCAATCtcaacagcagcaaagtgatCATCACTGAGTTTCAGGAGTTTTGTCGTCAGCAgacctcatcctcatcatcacctcctGAACTGTCCAGCCCTCAGAGCCCAGCAGAAAACATTCCTACCAG AATACACCTGAAGCGCCTCATAAGGAACAATGCTGTTTATGAGAAGCGCTCAACTTACAGACGCTGCTGCTGGTATGTGCACACAGAAGTCCTTTCCTCTTTTAGCCAGGAAGCTCTTCCAGTGCCCTGCCAGTGGACCTACCTCACCACAGGAGCTCGGGAAGAGTCCCGTGAAGAACCCCAGGTGGCCACAGGCTCTCAGGGAAACTCTCCCACTACACCTCAGACCTCCTCCACCACGTCTTCATCCTCCAACAAAAGGAAGAGCACAGGCAGCATGTCAATCACCAAGTTCATGAAGAGATGCACTGATCCTGAGCAG ACGGAAGCAATTGAGGCAGATGGTTTTCAAGCTGACACTGAGGATGACGATGAGGACGACTGTGTCATCATCTCCACACAGAGTG GCCCAACCAGAGAAAACTCCTCCAACGAGGGAGACGTCCTCATGGAAGTCACTCCCTCCGACACAGCAGCTCTCCCTGTGGCCAGCGCTGCTCCTACACTCGCCACTGCCTGA
- the chaf1a gene encoding chromatin assembly factor 1 subunit A isoform X2: MKHLEKRYSRALLQVGMDCKSSNNANKKLVQARLPFKRLNPEPKENQPPKRPCAHACPEPSDRENENESSQLPVHSGPPLVNGRGPLDGFLSRRCPAASDENTVIDLTEDKASPVKCLVSPAPVSPCLPKKDKHQGKDKTASPEKTSNIDPTPKTHTLDCVNDDEVEEVEDKDGSQTESVSQLDTTQDSDSEPEEQDESGNVSSLGNKSMLSASSVSSMSESSPEKSKTDDPTTTEPKTTPKSPADQKKIKRRSLKSLQEQEDRLRLRQEKERQKEEAKAAKEKKKEEARKLKEEREREKRKKKEKDEREKREKKEKEEKEKAERLKAKEELRKSKQEARLEEKRKKEEEKRMKEEEKRLKEEKDRLKAEKAEITRFLQKPKIQQAPKTLAAACGKFAPFEIKENMALAPLCRVQCEDSVLEELDRCLLNPAANLNGLKDWIGQKPRWSGPTKPRQVDSLSECIAVDRPKPDGVPDRERYGSMKLLQFHENYRPAYWGTWSKKSSHVSPRCPLRQDKDLLDYEVDSDEEWEEEEPGESLSHSEGEDEEEGGEGEDDDDDDDDGFFVPHGYLSDDEGALEEEEGGDLEKQKLRQKLKAREWDELMSTKKKMKVLEPVVRGCVWKGEGPGLDLFQPFALCLVEPLPKADTSLSPEEQSQKCQKEAQLLGQLLPLLHGNLNSSKVIITEFQEFCRQQTSSSSSPPELSSPQSPAENIPTRIHLKRLIRNNAVYEKRSTYRRCCWYVHTEVLSSFSQEALPVPCQWTYLTTGAREESREEPQVATGSQGNSPTTPQTSSTTSSSSNKRKSTGSMSITKFMKRCTDPEQTEAIEADGFQADTEDDDEDDCVIISTQSGPTRENSSNEGDVLMEVTPSDTAALPVASAAPTLATA; the protein is encoded by the exons ATGAAACATCTTGAAAAACGGTACTCTCGGGCGTTATTGCAAGTCG gCATGGATTGTAAGTCAAGTAACAATGCCAACAAGAAACTTGTACAAG CTCGCCTCCCATTCAAGCGCCTGAACCCTGAACCTAAAGAGAACCAGCCGCCTAAACGCCCCTGTGCACATGCCTGTCCTGAACCTTCAGACAGGGAGAATGAGAATGAGTCCTCTCAACTCCCTGTGCACAGCGGACCACCCTTGGTTAATGGTCGTGGGCCCCTTGATGGCTTCCTGAGCCGAAGGTGCCCTGCAGCCTCAGATGAAAACACGGTTATAGATCTGACTGAGGACAAAGCTTCTCCTGTAAAGTGCCTTGTTTCACCTGCTCCTGTGTCTCCCTGCCTCCCAAAAAAAGACAAGCATCAAGGCAAAGACAAAACTGCTTCTCCTGAGAAAACCAGCAACATTGATCCCActcctaaaacacacactttagaCTGTGTCAATGATGATGAAGTAGAAGAGGTGGAGGATAAAGATGGGAGTCAGACAGAATCTGTCTCACAACTTGACACAACACAGGATTCTGACAGTGAGCCAGAGGAGCAGGATGAGTCAGGAAACGTTTCCAGTTTGGGGAATAAGTCCATGCTGTCAGCTTCATCAGTCAGCTCCATGTCTGAAAGCTCACCAGAGAAGTCCAAGACCGATGACCCTACAACTACA GAGCCAAAGACCACCCCCAAGTCACCAGCAGATCAGAAAAAGATCAAGAGACGCTCATTGAAG AGTTTACAAGAACAAGAGGACAGGCTTCGTTTGCGACAGGAGAAGGAACGGCAGAAGGAAGAAGCTAAAgctgcaaaagagaaaaagaaagaagaagctcGCAAACTAAAGGAGGAACGAGAAAGGGAAAAAcggaagaaaaaggaaaaagatgagCGAGAGAAAcgagagaaaaaggagaaggaagagaaagagaaggcaGAGAGGTTAAAAGCAAAAGAAGAGCTTCGGAAGTCCAAGCAAGA GGCCAGGCTGGAAGAAAAAcggaagaaagaagaggagaagcgaatgaaggaggaagagaaaagattgaaagaagagaaagat cgtCTCAAAGCTGAGAAAGCAGAAATTACACGGTTTCTACAGAAACCCAAGATCCAGCAGGCACCAAAG ACGCTCGCAGCTGCATGTGGGAAGTTTGCTCCATTtgagataaaagaaaacatggctCTGGCACCACTGTGTCGGGTCCAGTGTGAGGACTCTGTTTTGGAGGAACTTGACCGGTGTTTGCTAAACCCTGCTGCTAACCTGAATGGACTCAAAGACTGGATCGGGCAAAAGCCCCGCTGGTCAGGGCCCACCAAACCCAGGCAGGTGGACTCGCTCAG TGAGTGTATTGCAGTGGACAGACCTAAACCAGATGGTGTACCGGACCGTGAACGTTACGGATCCATGAAGCTTTTGCAGTTCCATGAGAACTACCGTCCAGCGTACTGGGGCACCTGGAGTAAGAAGAGTTCACACGTCTCACCTCGTTGCCCCCTCAGACAAGACAAG GATTTGTTGGACTATGAGGTGGACAGTGATGAAGaatgggaggaagaggagccggGAGAGTCCCTGTCACATAGTGAAGGG gaagatgaggaggaaggaggtgaaggtgaagatgacgatgatgatgacgacgacggCTTCTTTGTTCCTCATGGCTACCTTTCAGATGATGAGGGGGCACTGGAAGAGGAG GAGGGTGGAGACCTGGAGAAGCAGAAACTGCGTCAGAAACTGAAAGCGAGGGAGTGGGACGAGCTGATGTCTAccaagaagaagatgaaggtgCTGGAGCCCGTGGTGAGGGGCTGCGTCTGGAAAGGAGAAGGACCTGGTTTGGATCTCTTCCAGCCTTTTGCTTTGTGTCTGGTCGAGCCTTTACCCAAGGCAGACACCAGCCTCAGCCCAGAGGAGCAGTCACAGAAGTGTCAGAAAGAAGCacagt TACTTGGTCAGCTGCTACCTCTGCTGCATGGCAATCtcaacagcagcaaagtgatCATCACTGAGTTTCAGGAGTTTTGTCGTCAGCAgacctcatcctcatcatcacctcctGAACTGTCCAGCCCTCAGAGCCCAGCAGAAAACATTCCTACCAG AATACACCTGAAGCGCCTCATAAGGAACAATGCTGTTTATGAGAAGCGCTCAACTTACAGACGCTGCTGCTGGTATGTGCACACAGAAGTCCTTTCCTCTTTTAGCCAGGAAGCTCTTCCAGTGCCCTGCCAGTGGACCTACCTCACCACAGGAGCTCGGGAAGAGTCCCGTGAAGAACCCCAGGTGGCCACAGGCTCTCAGGGAAACTCTCCCACTACACCTCAGACCTCCTCCACCACGTCTTCATCCTCCAACAAAAGGAAGAGCACAGGCAGCATGTCAATCACCAAGTTCATGAAGAGATGCACTGATCCTGAGCAG ACGGAAGCAATTGAGGCAGATGGTTTTCAAGCTGACACTGAGGATGACGATGAGGACGACTGTGTCATCATCTCCACACAGAGTG GCCCAACCAGAGAAAACTCCTCCAACGAGGGAGACGTCCTCATGGAAGTCACTCCCTCCGACACAGCAGCTCTCCCTGTGGCCAGCGCTGCTCCTACACTCGCCACTGCCTGA
- the scamp4 gene encoding secretory carrier-associated membrane protein 4 gives MAERVNNFPPLPQFLRIKPCFYQNIEEEIPTPHQQLVRRVYTLWMMYSGTLCLNVIGCIAWWAGGGGATNFGFSLLWLILFSPCSYTCWFRPLYKAFRADSSFNFMAFFFIFFLQCVLALIQTIGISGWGTCGWIATVMFFSQNVGSAIVMLITALLFTLVTALMALVLIKVHRLYRGGGGSLERAQEEWSTGMWKSAPVREAGFNAVAQTAQGPSLPQYPAAVPSYPDNSHW, from the exons ATGGCAG AGCGAGTTAATAACTTTCCTCCCCTGCCTCAATTTCTGAGAATAAAGCCATGCTTTTACCAGAACATTGAAGAGGAAATCCCCACACCCCACCAGCAGTTGGTGCGCAGAGTCTACACACTGTGGATGA TGTATTCAGGCACTCTGTGCCTAAATGTGATCGGATGTATTGCGTGGTGGGCTGGCGGTGGAGGTGCCACAAACTTTGGATTCTCCCTGCTCTGGCTCATCCTCTTCAGTCCCTGTAGTTATACCTGCTGGTTCAGACCACTTTACAAAGCTTTCAG GGCCGATAGCTCGTTCAACTTCATGgccttcttcttcatcttcttccttcAGTGTGTCTTGGCCCTCATCCAGACTATAGGCATCTCTGGCTGGGGAACATG CGGCTGGATTGCGACAGTGATGTTTTTCAGCCAAAATGTGGGCTCCGCTATAGTGATGCTTatcacagctctgctcttcACTCTGGTGACTGCTTTAATGGCACTGGTGCTCATTAAG GTGCACAGACTGTATCGTGGCGGTGGCGGGAGTTTGGAGCGCGCTCAGGAAGAGTGGAGCACCGGGATGTGGAAGAGTGCACCAGTGAGGGAAGCAGGGTTCAATGCTGTTGCTCAGACAGCCCAAGGCCCAAGCTTGCCCCAGTACCCTGCTGCAGTGCCAAGCTATCCCGACAACAGTCACTGGTGA